TTCGGAAGGGTTTTTGCAGGTCAGGAGCCAGGTCCACAGGTCGCAGCTCGATAATAAACAGGAAGTGATCAAAAAAACCAATGCTCTGCTGGAGCAGGCATTGAAGAAAGAAAAGAAGAGAATTGCCACCAAACCTTCTGCTCAGTCGAAAGCCAAAAGGCTTGACACGAAAAAGAAATCATCACAGCAGAAGTCGGACAGAC
This portion of the Pseudobacter ginsenosidimutans genome encodes:
- the arfB gene encoding alternative ribosome rescue aminoacyl-tRNA hydrolase ArfB is translated as MKIEVSKEMQFKTARSGGKGGQNVNKVETMVEGYFHIGNSMILSETQKETLIKKLGSKLNSEGFLQVRSQVHRSQLDNKQEVIKKTNALLEQALKKEKKRIATKPSAQSKAKRLDTKKKSSQQKSDRRKIRQQDL